From Chryseobacterium shandongense, the proteins below share one genomic window:
- the rpsJ gene encoding 30S ribosomal protein S10, with the protein MSQRIRIKLKSYDYNLVDKSAEKIVKTVKATGAVVNGPIPLPTNKRIFTVLRSPHVNKKAREQFQLSAHKRLMDIYSSSSKTVDALMKLELPSGVDVEIKV; encoded by the coding sequence ATGTCACAAAGAATCAGAATAAAACTTAAATCTTACGATTACAACTTAGTGGATAAATCTGCAGAGAAAATCGTAAAAACGGTAAAGGCTACCGGTGCTGTTGTAAACGGACCGATTCCATTGCCAACGAACAAGAGAATCTTTACTGTATTAAGATCTCCACACGTAAACAAAAAAGCAAGAGAGCAGTTCCAATTATCAGCTCATAAGAGACTGATGGATATCTACTCTTCTTCTTCTAAAACAGTAGATGCTCTAATGAAATTAGAACTTCCTTCTGGTGTAGACGTAGAAATTAAAGTGTGA